The Anaerolineae bacterium region GGATCATCGCTCCGGGCATGGCCCCGCAGCCGGGCATGATGTACCATTTCGAGGGCACGTTCGCGCGGCCGGAGTACCTGGAGCTGAAGAACGGCGTCATCGGCGATCCCACCAAGGCCACCCGCGAAAAGGGAGAGAAGCTGGTGACCCGGACCGTCGATTACATCGTAGAGCTGATCAATGACATCATGACGCGGTGGCCGGTGGGCGTGAAACCGCCCGTAAAATAACGGCGC contains the following coding sequences:
- a CDS encoding creatininase family protein — its product is IIAPGMAPQPGMMYHFEGTFARPEYLELKNGVIGDPTKATREKGEKLVTRTVDYIVELINDIMTRWPVGVKPPVK